One window from the genome of Leptospirillum ferriphilum encodes:
- the ectB gene encoding diaminobutyrate--2-oxoglutarate transaminase: MKIFEENESVVRSYCRSFPAIFREARGAELISTEGDHYLDFLAGAGTLNYGHNHPVLKKALINYIQEDGITHSLDLYTTAKERFIETFNRLILNPRGMGNYRMQFTGPTGANAVEAALKLARKITGRTNILSFTNGFHGCSIGALAATGNRHHRGGAGVPLSHVSRMPYANYFGEQVNTIAMMDKMLNDPSSGVDKPAAAIVEVVQGEGGLNTASPDWMRKLEKLCRKHGMLLILDDIQAGCGRTGHFFSFEDMGIRPDIVTLSKSLSGFGLPLAIVLMKEDLDQWKAGEHNGTFRGNNHAFVTATVALEHFWSDDAFSRSIRGKSRLLSERLNRIVLRHGPHSLKVKGRGMMQGIACPDGETAEAICTRAFDNGLILETCGSNAEVVKCLSPLTITKEQIDRAMDILEEAFSAVLSEPVSSRSS; this comes from the coding sequence ATGAAGATTTTTGAAGAAAACGAATCCGTCGTCCGCAGTTATTGTCGGTCTTTTCCCGCCATTTTCCGGGAAGCCCGCGGCGCCGAACTGATTTCGACGGAAGGGGACCACTATCTCGACTTTCTCGCGGGAGCGGGCACCCTGAACTACGGACACAACCACCCTGTCCTCAAGAAAGCCCTGATCAACTACATCCAGGAAGACGGGATTACCCACAGCCTGGACCTCTATACAACGGCCAAGGAGCGATTTATCGAGACGTTCAACCGGTTGATCCTGAATCCCCGCGGTATGGGAAATTACCGCATGCAGTTTACGGGACCGACGGGAGCCAACGCAGTGGAAGCCGCACTCAAGCTTGCACGAAAGATCACAGGACGAACCAACATCCTGAGCTTTACCAACGGCTTTCATGGCTGCTCCATCGGGGCCCTTGCCGCGACAGGAAACCGTCATCACCGTGGCGGGGCAGGCGTTCCGCTGTCTCATGTCAGTCGCATGCCCTATGCCAACTACTTCGGCGAACAGGTCAATACCATCGCCATGATGGACAAGATGCTCAACGACCCTTCGAGCGGCGTCGACAAACCGGCCGCAGCCATCGTCGAGGTTGTCCAGGGAGAGGGGGGACTGAATACCGCTTCCCCCGACTGGATGCGAAAGCTTGAAAAACTCTGTCGAAAGCACGGCATGCTTCTGATCCTGGACGATATCCAGGCCGGATGCGGCCGGACAGGTCATTTTTTCAGTTTTGAGGACATGGGGATCCGTCCTGACATTGTCACCCTGTCCAAGTCCCTGAGCGGATTCGGACTGCCGCTTGCGATCGTGCTGATGAAAGAGGATCTCGACCAATGGAAAGCCGGCGAGCACAACGGCACTTTTCGCGGGAACAATCACGCTTTCGTCACGGCCACCGTGGCTCTTGAGCATTTCTGGAGCGATGATGCCTTTTCCCGGAGCATCCGGGGAAAAAGCCGGCTTCTTTCCGAACGGTTAAACCGTATCGTCCTTCGTCACGGCCCCCATTCCCTCAAGGTGAAAGGGCGGGGGATGATGCAGGGCATTGCCTGTCCGGACGGGGAAACGGCCGAAGCCATCTGCACGCGCGCCTTTGATAACGGACTGATTCTTGAAACGTGCGGCTCCAACGCCGAAGTCGTGAAATGCCTCAGTCCGCTGACCATCACCAAAGAACAGATCGACCGGGCCATGGATATCCTCGAAGAGGCGTTTTCCGCCGTCCTCTCCGAACCCGTTTCCAGCCGGTCTTCCTGA
- the ectA gene encoding diaminobutyrate acetyltransferase, with translation MDFQTPTRTEAERFFRFRTPTDLDGRSVHRLISRCPPLDANSVYANLLQCLHFSGTSILAETGDGQLAAFISGYVLPENPDTLFIWQVAVDPVHRGKGVALSMLDALLDRTIPAGVRYLETTISPENGPSRTLFQKLFSRRKAPFSKRPLFGRETHFGGGHDDEVLYRGGPFSAVGP, from the coding sequence CTGGATTTCCAGACCCCGACCCGCACAGAAGCGGAACGTTTCTTCCGGTTCCGGACGCCGACAGACCTTGATGGCCGGTCTGTTCATCGCCTGATCTCGCGCTGTCCGCCGCTGGATGCCAACTCCGTCTATGCCAATCTCCTCCAGTGTCTCCATTTTTCCGGAACATCCATCCTTGCAGAAACAGGAGACGGACAGCTGGCAGCATTCATCTCCGGATATGTGCTTCCGGAAAACCCGGACACGCTTTTCATCTGGCAGGTCGCGGTCGATCCCGTTCACCGGGGGAAGGGAGTCGCCCTGTCCATGCTTGACGCGCTCCTCGACCGGACGATTCCTGCGGGCGTCCGCTATCTGGAAACCACGATCTCCCCGGAAAACGGTCCCTCCCGGACCTTGTTCCAGAAGCTTTTCTCCCGGAGGAAAGCGCCGTTTTCCAAACGTCCTCTCTTCGGCAGAGAGACACATTTCGGGGGAGGGCACGACGACGAGGTCCTGTATCGCGGAGGGCCCTTTTCCGCCGTCGGCCCATGA
- a CDS encoding MFS transporter yields the protein MGGRLRRRDIAVVRPDVARKAAFGAAVGNAMEWFDFGIYSYLAVTIGKIFFPQVDPDAQLVASFATFAVAFLARPAGALFFGRLGDAIGRKSVLVITLAIMAISTFSIGLIPGYQTIGLTAALLLFLARLAQGFSTGGEYAGAMTYVVEYSPDKRRGRMASLLEVGTLTGFILGAGMVTALTAWLGPEKMLQWGWRLPFFIAAPIGLFSAWFRSRLEETPAFESLEKNPEERPSKISLKDLVRIHWRPMSIGLGLVLFYNVIDYMVLSYMPSYLSSVLGYGETKGLLLILVVMLIMIPVVFLVGAASDRWGRNPILRGALVSLLVWTIPAFLLVQNGQDTIVFAGLVLLGAHLAAFEGTMTSTLPSLFFTEVRYGALAITYNFSTSVFGGTTPLVLSLLVRQFHNRLIPAYFLMGAALIGLAVSVFVKETASRSLRGSTPVVADSGEIGDVLARPSDAVWWEEEPEAPSQREMGGKNDVEQGVSREG from the coding sequence ATGGGGGGCCGGCTCAGAAGACGGGACATTGCCGTCGTCCGTCCGGACGTGGCCCGAAAAGCGGCCTTTGGAGCCGCCGTCGGTAACGCCATGGAGTGGTTCGATTTCGGGATCTATTCCTATCTTGCCGTGACCATCGGAAAGATTTTTTTTCCCCAGGTTGATCCGGACGCCCAGCTTGTTGCTTCCTTTGCCACGTTTGCTGTCGCTTTTCTTGCCCGTCCCGCCGGTGCGCTCTTCTTCGGGCGTCTGGGGGATGCCATCGGCCGGAAATCCGTTCTTGTGATCACGCTGGCCATCATGGCCATCAGCACCTTTTCGATCGGGCTGATTCCGGGGTACCAGACCATTGGACTGACCGCGGCCTTGCTCCTTTTCCTTGCCCGTCTGGCGCAGGGATTTTCGACGGGAGGAGAGTATGCGGGGGCCATGACGTATGTCGTCGAATATTCTCCGGACAAGAGAAGAGGGAGAATGGCAAGCCTACTGGAGGTCGGCACCCTCACGGGGTTCATTCTCGGGGCGGGAATGGTCACGGCGCTTACGGCCTGGCTGGGACCGGAGAAAATGCTCCAATGGGGATGGCGTCTCCCGTTCTTCATCGCGGCCCCGATCGGACTCTTTTCCGCATGGTTCCGAAGCCGGCTCGAGGAAACGCCTGCTTTCGAATCCCTGGAGAAAAATCCCGAGGAACGTCCGTCGAAGATTTCCCTGAAGGACCTCGTGCGGATTCACTGGAGACCCATGTCGATCGGTCTCGGGCTCGTTCTCTTCTATAACGTGATCGACTACATGGTCCTGTCCTACATGCCCTCCTACCTCTCCTCCGTTCTGGGGTATGGAGAAACGAAAGGACTCCTCCTGATCCTGGTGGTCATGCTCATCATGATCCCGGTCGTGTTTCTGGTCGGAGCCGCCAGTGATCGATGGGGAAGGAACCCGATTCTCCGCGGGGCCCTGGTGAGCCTTCTTGTCTGGACGATCCCCGCCTTTTTGCTTGTCCAGAACGGGCAGGATACCATCGTCTTTGCGGGACTGGTCCTTTTGGGTGCCCATCTGGCAGCGTTCGAAGGGACGATGACCTCGACACTGCCGTCGCTTTTTTTCACGGAGGTCCGTTACGGGGCGTTGGCGATCACCTACAATTTTTCCACGTCCGTTTTCGGGGGGACCACGCCCCTCGTCCTGTCTCTTCTGGTGAGGCAATTCCACAACCGGCTCATTCCGGCCTACTTTCTGATGGGTGCGGCATTGATCGGACTGGCCGTCAGTGTGTTCGTCAAGGAAACCGCGAGCCGTTCCCTGCGCGGTTCGACCCCGGTCGTGGCCGATTCGGGAGAGATTGGAGACGTTCTGGCCCGTCCCTCCGATGCGGTCTGGTGGGAGGAGGAGCCGGAAGCTCCCTCCCAAAGAGAGATGGGAGGGAAAAACGATGTGGAACAGGGAGTCTCCCGGGAAGGATAA
- a CDS encoding efflux RND transporter permease subunit, giving the protein MWLTQLALKNRIAVLMAAMILVLVGARSVPVLVVGTLYPGASPKDVEQSITVPLEKTLATVENVDHIQSQSREGVSAIQVWFHWDEDLNTGLIESMEKVSQILNQLPPGIQDPFLLKFDISNMPVINVVVSNPEMDGVHLYDLATNTIEPQLEEVPGVSGAPVNGGNIRQININVNPFQMYALNISPLAVVNAINKANFLLPSGDIRIGTRDLNLLTNTQIEHRLLKTVRKIPVLLGTSPEGEPVPVYVEDLATVEDGSESPSNIVLANGAPAVYLGVHKQPGANTVNVVDDVYKSLPHLRGLPPGTKVGVSFDQSTYIRASIRSIQHELVLGSLLAVGTVWIFLGEITATLILGIAIPLAVLAALIFLSFTGQTLNVFTFGGLALASGRLIDDSIVELENIHRHFSQGKEEREVALLEAAREVATPIFSATLVTIVVLFPVLFLKGVGKQLFSPMALTISLALFASFLVSRTVTPLLCLRFFRSKMPLRRPERTREKQESPLEPRKHPRFDGVFSRMEEGYEGLLRIVLCHKGIFLTSVAAIFFLSLPLSHRIGTEFFPDPDESQFTVYVKTTPGTRIEQTTEVARQVEQKIREAIPGKDIRIILINVGLRSIAGKGTNGTASVFTQNTGPDTGVVQVKLVTPDRRQRSAMTLMNAARKALSG; this is encoded by the coding sequence ATGTGGTTGACCCAGCTTGCCCTCAAAAACCGGATTGCTGTTTTGATGGCAGCCATGATTCTGGTCCTTGTCGGAGCCCGGTCCGTTCCGGTCCTTGTCGTCGGTACTCTGTACCCCGGGGCGTCCCCGAAAGACGTCGAACAGAGCATCACGGTTCCGCTCGAAAAAACGCTGGCCACGGTGGAGAACGTCGACCATATCCAGTCCCAGTCCCGGGAGGGCGTTTCAGCCATCCAGGTCTGGTTCCACTGGGATGAGGACCTGAATACAGGCCTGATCGAATCCATGGAAAAAGTCAGCCAGATTCTGAACCAGCTTCCTCCGGGCATTCAGGACCCCTTCCTGCTGAAGTTCGACATTTCGAACATGCCGGTCATCAACGTCGTTGTTTCGAATCCGGAGATGGACGGCGTCCATCTCTATGATCTGGCCACCAACACCATCGAACCCCAGCTCGAAGAGGTTCCCGGAGTCTCCGGGGCTCCCGTCAACGGGGGAAACATTCGTCAGATCAACATCAACGTCAATCCTTTCCAGATGTATGCGCTCAACATTTCTCCTCTGGCTGTGGTCAATGCGATCAACAAGGCAAACTTCCTCCTCCCTTCCGGGGATATCAGGATCGGAACAAGAGATCTGAACCTGTTGACGAACACCCAGATTGAGCATCGGTTACTGAAGACCGTCAGGAAAATCCCCGTTCTCCTGGGAACCAGTCCGGAAGGAGAACCTGTTCCGGTCTATGTAGAGGATCTTGCGACTGTCGAGGATGGATCGGAAAGTCCGTCCAATATCGTGCTGGCGAACGGGGCTCCCGCCGTTTACCTTGGTGTCCACAAGCAGCCCGGAGCGAATACCGTCAACGTGGTGGACGACGTTTACAAATCACTTCCGCACCTTCGCGGGTTGCCACCGGGAACAAAAGTCGGGGTTTCGTTCGATCAGTCGACCTATATCCGGGCTTCTATCCGAAGCATCCAGCACGAACTGGTTCTGGGGTCCCTTCTTGCCGTGGGAACCGTCTGGATCTTTCTGGGTGAGATCACGGCAACCCTGATTCTGGGAATTGCGATTCCCCTGGCGGTTCTGGCCGCTCTGATCTTTCTCTCTTTTACCGGACAGACGTTGAATGTGTTCACGTTTGGGGGGCTGGCACTGGCCTCGGGACGATTGATCGATGACTCCATTGTGGAGCTCGAAAATATTCACCGTCATTTCTCACAGGGCAAGGAAGAACGAGAGGTGGCTCTTCTGGAGGCTGCCCGCGAAGTCGCGACCCCCATTTTTTCCGCGACACTTGTGACGATCGTTGTCTTGTTTCCGGTCCTGTTCCTCAAGGGGGTCGGAAAACAGCTTTTCTCCCCGATGGCACTGACGATCTCGCTTGCTCTTTTTGCCTCGTTCCTTGTTTCCCGAACAGTGACTCCCCTGTTGTGTCTCCGGTTCTTCCGGTCAAAGATGCCCCTTCGACGGCCGGAACGCACACGAGAAAAACAGGAGAGCCCCCTCGAACCCCGTAAACACCCCCGGTTTGACGGAGTTTTTTCCCGGATGGAAGAGGGATACGAGGGTCTTCTGCGAATCGTTCTTTGTCATAAAGGAATTTTCTTGACTTCTGTTGCAGCGATTTTTTTCCTTTCCCTGCCTCTGTCCCACCGGATCGGAACAGAATTTTTTCCGGATCCGGATGAAAGCCAGTTTACGGTTTATGTCAAAACGACTCCCGGAACCCGTATCGAACAAACCACGGAGGTGGCCCGACAGGTCGAACAGAAAATCCGGGAGGCGATTCCCGGAAAAGATATCCGAATCATCCTCATCAACGTGGGTCTCCGGAGCATCGCCGGAAAAGGGACGAACGGGACGGCATCGGTTTTCACACAGAATACGGGTCCGGACACCGGCGTTGTTCAGGTCAAGCTCGTCACTCCCGATCGGAGGCAGAGAAGTGCGATGACTCTCATGAATGCCGCGCGCAAAGCTCTTTCCGGGTAA
- a CDS encoding efflux RND transporter permease subunit has product MIKRIVNYGSLGDVVVELSGHSLRTGLSLARMLSSKMKSLPGVGDVRIMPQDFHYPEYDVQVDRIKSALLGMNIRDISSTVLWSFVGNENNPSIYTDPATGNEYNMVVQLGQAYQKSLEDLENVVLTNDAQKTTLLREVARFHRSSGPNEIDRKSMNRVITIMANPVGRPLGEISSEIRGLISRTPVPPGFHIFLSGQVAQQKKAFQSMTVAAFLAVLLVYMVLATQFRSFRDPFAILFSLPMCLPGILWMLYLSGTRFSTIAFMGIIMTVGISASNGVLLVDYINRLRVEKGLSLREAIRQGSRTRLRPVLMTSLATILGLIPMALGLDVGSSNSAPLARTVIGGLGLATPFTLFLVPAVYEALNKKRSAVSPAFPQS; this is encoded by the coding sequence ATGATCAAACGAATCGTCAACTACGGGTCCCTGGGAGATGTGGTCGTCGAACTTTCGGGCCACTCTCTCCGGACGGGGCTGTCTCTGGCCCGAATGCTTTCATCAAAAATGAAATCTCTCCCGGGAGTGGGGGATGTCCGGATCATGCCCCAGGATTTCCACTACCCCGAGTACGATGTGCAGGTGGACCGTATCAAGTCCGCTCTTCTCGGGATGAACATCCGGGATATTTCTTCCACGGTCCTCTGGAGTTTTGTCGGGAATGAAAACAATCCTTCCATTTACACGGACCCGGCTACCGGAAACGAATACAACATGGTTGTCCAGCTTGGACAGGCTTATCAGAAATCGCTTGAAGACCTGGAAAACGTGGTGCTGACGAACGATGCACAAAAAACCACCCTTCTCCGGGAGGTCGCCCGCTTTCACCGTTCCTCCGGACCCAATGAAATCGACCGGAAATCCATGAACCGCGTCATTACCATCATGGCCAATCCTGTCGGCCGACCGCTGGGTGAAATCTCCTCCGAGATTCGCGGACTGATTTCCCGCACTCCTGTCCCCCCCGGTTTTCATATCTTTCTTTCGGGCCAGGTCGCCCAGCAGAAAAAAGCGTTTCAGTCGATGACCGTTGCCGCCTTTTTGGCCGTTTTGCTCGTGTATATGGTTCTTGCCACGCAGTTCCGGTCCTTCCGGGACCCCTTCGCCATTCTGTTTTCCCTTCCGATGTGCCTGCCCGGCATTCTCTGGATGCTGTATCTCTCCGGGACTCGTTTTTCGACAATTGCGTTCATGGGAATCATCATGACTGTTGGAATCTCTGCCAGTAATGGTGTTCTCCTTGTCGACTACATCAACCGGTTGCGGGTGGAGAAAGGCCTTTCCCTGAGGGAAGCCATACGACAGGGATCCCGGACCCGGTTAAGACCTGTACTGATGACCAGTCTCGCGACCATCCTGGGGCTCATTCCCATGGCACTGGGGCTGGATGTCGGAAGCTCGAACAGCGCTCCCCTTGCGCGGACCGTCATCGGCGGACTGGGACTTGCGACCCCGTTTACGCTCTTTCTGGTTCCGGCAGTCTATGAGGCTTTGAACAAAAAGAGAAGCGCTGTTTCTCCTGCTTTTCCGCAGTCTTGA
- a CDS encoding penicillin-binding protein activator LpoB has product MKIYPLIRVLLLGTILLAPVLQGCSSYSVKRVSVDTEGGVTSRWTDTDARLTAKKLIKKALDTPWLTNFQEKHGRRPVVELGQMINRSDQHINTRLFLNHFQDELINSGKVRFVTASEAHRRALQEERAYQMKHARSSTVHGPGEQTGADFLLTGSINSYMARRGGKTVRFYETHLKAIDLTTNEIIWGTEYRVKKIAHQSGYGF; this is encoded by the coding sequence GTGAAGATCTATCCACTTATCCGGGTCCTGCTTTTGGGGACCATTCTTCTGGCGCCTGTGCTCCAGGGATGTTCTTCTTACAGCGTGAAGCGCGTGAGCGTCGATACCGAAGGTGGTGTGACCAGCCGCTGGACAGATACGGACGCGCGCCTGACGGCAAAAAAACTCATCAAAAAGGCGCTTGACACTCCCTGGCTGACAAATTTCCAGGAAAAACACGGACGTCGTCCGGTGGTGGAACTGGGTCAGATGATCAACCGTTCCGACCAGCACATCAACACGCGTCTTTTCCTCAATCACTTCCAGGACGAACTCATCAATTCCGGAAAAGTCCGGTTTGTGACGGCGAGCGAAGCCCACCGGCGCGCCTTGCAGGAAGAGCGCGCCTACCAGATGAAACACGCCCGATCCTCGACGGTGCACGGTCCAGGGGAACAAACGGGTGCAGACTTCCTTCTGACGGGCTCGATCAACTCCTACATGGCCCGGCGGGGAGGAAAAACGGTCCGTTTCTACGAGACGCACCTGAAGGCCATCGATCTGACCACAAACGAAATCATCTGGGGCACGGAGTATCGTGTCAAGAAGATTGCCCATCAGTCGGGTTACGGATTCTAG